Proteins encoded together in one Pseudomonas sp. TCU-HL1 window:
- a CDS encoding acyltransferase: MTVQVHPSAIIDEGARIGDGSRVWHFVHVCAGACIGKGVSLGQNVFVGNCVVIGDHCKIQNNVSVYDNVTLEEGVFCGPSMVFTNVYNPRSLIERKSEYRDTLVRRGATLGANCTIVCGVTIGEFAFVGAGSVVTRNVPAYALIVGVPGRQIGWMSEFGERLALPLQGEAQAICEHTGARYVLQGSTLSKEDS; encoded by the coding sequence ATGACTGTTCAGGTACATCCGTCCGCGATCATCGATGAAGGTGCCCGGATCGGTGACGGCTCGCGTGTCTGGCATTTCGTTCATGTTTGCGCCGGCGCGTGCATCGGAAAGGGCGTCTCGCTTGGACAGAACGTCTTTGTCGGCAACTGCGTCGTGATCGGCGATCACTGCAAGATTCAGAACAATGTCTCCGTCTACGACAATGTTACGCTGGAAGAGGGGGTGTTCTGCGGGCCTAGCATGGTGTTCACGAACGTCTACAACCCCCGATCCCTGATCGAGCGCAAGAGCGAGTACCGCGATACGCTGGTTCGTCGCGGCGCCACCTTGGGCGCCAATTGCACCATTGTCTGCGGGGTCACGATTGGCGAGTTCGCGTTTGTAGGCGCGGGCTCAGTGGTGACCAGGAACGTGCCGGCATACGCACTTATCGTCGGCGTGCCGGGGCGACAAATTGGCTGGATGAGCGAGTTCGGTGAGCGGCTCGCTTTACCCTTGCAAGGGGAAGCGCAGGCAATTTGCGAACATACCGGCGCCCGTTATGTTCTGCAGGGCTCGACACTCAGCAAAGAGGATTCGTGA
- a CDS encoding DegT/DnrJ/EryC1/StrS family aminotransferase: protein MIEFIDLKAQQLRIKDKINAAIQRVLAHGQYILGPEVTELEERLAAYVGAKHCITCANGTDALQIAQMALGIGPDDEVITPGFTYIATAETVALLGAKPVYVDVDPRTYNLDPSLLEAAITPRTKAIIPVSLYGQCADFDAINSIAAKHGIPVIEDAAQSFGATYKGKRSCNLTTIACTSFFPSKPLGCYGDGGAIFTSDHELAVVLRQIARHGQDRRYHHVRVGVNSRLDTLQAAILLQKLDIFEDEITRRQAVAASYDRLLNHVGIHTTPYIEPGNLSAFAQYTIRVSGRDCVIEGLKARGVPCTVHYPIPLNKQPAVIDRLASLPIGDVLAEEVMSLPMHPYLDVDSINLVVEGIRHRNGLL, encoded by the coding sequence ATGATCGAGTTTATCGACCTCAAGGCGCAGCAGCTCCGTATCAAGGACAAGATCAATGCTGCCATCCAGCGAGTTCTGGCTCATGGTCAATACATACTCGGCCCTGAAGTGACCGAGCTGGAAGAGCGCCTGGCGGCGTATGTGGGGGCCAAGCACTGCATCACCTGCGCCAATGGTACCGATGCTCTCCAGATCGCCCAGATGGCACTTGGCATTGGGCCTGATGATGAGGTCATCACGCCGGGCTTCACTTACATCGCGACGGCCGAGACTGTTGCCTTGCTTGGCGCGAAGCCGGTTTACGTGGATGTGGATCCGCGCACATACAATCTTGATCCATCCCTGCTGGAAGCCGCGATAACGCCTCGGACCAAGGCCATTATTCCGGTCTCGCTCTACGGGCAGTGTGCGGATTTCGATGCGATCAACAGCATCGCGGCCAAGCATGGCATTCCCGTCATTGAAGACGCGGCGCAAAGTTTTGGCGCGACCTACAAAGGCAAACGTTCTTGCAACCTGACCACCATCGCGTGCACCAGTTTCTTTCCGAGTAAGCCGCTGGGTTGCTACGGAGATGGCGGTGCGATCTTCACCAGTGACCATGAGCTTGCTGTCGTGCTTCGACAGATTGCGCGCCATGGGCAGGACCGGCGTTACCACCATGTACGAGTGGGTGTTAACAGTCGTCTGGATACGCTGCAGGCGGCGATCCTGTTGCAGAAGCTGGATATCTTCGAGGACGAAATCACGCGGCGGCAGGCGGTGGCCGCATCCTATGACCGGCTGCTGAACCATGTAGGTATTCATACGACTCCGTACATCGAACCAGGGAACCTGAGCGCTTTCGCGCAATACACTATCAGAGTGTCGGGTCGGGATTGTGTCATTGAGGGGCTCAAGGCGAGGGGGGTTCCTTGCACCGTTCATTACCCAATTCCGTTGAACAAGCAGCCGGCAGTCATTGACCGGCTGGCATCGTTGCCAATCGGCGATGTATTGGCAGAAGAGGTAATGAGCCTGCCGATGCATCCTTATCTTGATGTTGACTCCATTAACCTGGTCGTCGAAGGAATTCGCCATCGGAATGGCTTGCTGTGA